Proteins from a genomic interval of Channa argus isolate prfri chromosome 11, Channa argus male v1.0, whole genome shotgun sequence:
- the ankrd13a gene encoding ankyrin repeat domain-containing protein 13A isoform X3, translated as MNWTVLQEAVSTGDPEMVQLVLQRRDYLKASTALGGVPELLSKIRESPDFYMEMKWEFTSWIPLLSRVCPSDVCRIWKSGASLRVDATLLGFENMTWIRGRRSYIFKGDDSYAELMEVNHDDQVVDTERFNISQEIEDVTLESMQPGEQEVAKRLTTPIVNTYLDTKDIAFERNKSGIWGWRTDKTEVVNGFEAKVFSVNNVNVVIRTRTEHLTDEEKSRIKSERNILESLLGTVEQHISAQGDLTLEYATATNPTAITPEEYFDPNFDLGNRDIGRPIELSIRTQKFKGTLWMSEEHPLSLVEQVTPIIDLMARTSSHFARLRDFVTLNFPPGFPVKIEIPLFHVLNARITFGNVNKCSTEAEANPTPAATPTSSEDNEETGEMVAFQVSPLVFQVPLSYHRRGGSRHTPMSNNDEELLQYAIHQSLLESRNFPGQEGSWDDANGEFTDVMRSSQSDRWDHRSIPEGVLVEYEDTSSPSSCISASSPDSDLRLAMELSAQAREEEERVRKQEEEELERILQLSLTEK; from the exons ATGAATTGGACAG tgttgCAGGAGGCAGTAAGCACCGGAGATCCAGAGATGGTTCAGTTGGTGCTTCAACGCAGAGACTACCTCAAAGCTTCCACTGCTCTGGGAGGAGTGCCTGAGCTGTTGTCAAAAATCCGAGAG TCTCCTGACTTCTATATGGAAATGAAGTGGGAATTCACCAGTTGGA TCCCTCTTCTGTCCCGGGTTTGTCCAAGTGATGTTTGTCGTATCTGGAAAAGTGGCGCCAGTCTGCGAGTGGATGCTACTCTTCTTGGCTTTGAAAATATGACCTGGATTAGAGGGCGAAGAAGCTACATCTTTAAAGGAGATG attcataTGCAGAGTTGATGGAGGTGAACCATGATGACCAAGTAGTGGACACTGAACGCTTCAATATATCCCAAGAAATAGAGGATGTCACACTAGAGTCAATGCAACCAGGTGAACAAGAAGTTGCCAAAAGGCTGACTACACCTATTGTCAATACCTACTTGGACACAAAGGATATTGCATTTGAGAG aAACAAGTCTGGCATATGGGGGTGGAGAACTGACAAAACCGAAGTGGTCAATGGATTTGAAGCTAAG GTTTTTAGTGTGAACAATGTGAATGTTGTAATCAGGACGAGGACAGAGCATCTTACAGATGAGGAGAAATCAAGGATTAAAA GTGAAAGAAACATCCTGGAGTCTCTTCTAGGGACTGTGGAGCAGCACATAAGTGCACAAGGA GATCTCACTCTTGAGTATGCAACCGCCACCAATCCCACTGCAATCACTCCAGAAGAATATTTTGATCCGAACTTTGACCTAGGGAACAGAGACATTGGCCGACCCATTGAACTGAGCATTCGGACACAGAA ATTCAAAGGTACTTTGTGGATGAGTGAGGAACATCCTTTGTCCCTGGTGGAGCAGGTGACCCCCATTATTGACCTCATGGCCCGAACCAGTTCTCATTTTGCACGACTACGAGACTTTGTAACCCTAAATTTTCCTCCTGGATTTCCTGTTAAAATAG AGATTCCACTGTTTCATGTGCTGAATGCCAGAATTACATTTGggaatgtaaataaatgcagtacTGAAGCAGAAGCAAACCCAACACCAGCAGCTACACCGACATCCTCTGAGGACAATGAGGAAACTGGAG AAATGGTCGCTTTTCAGGTGAGTCCCTTGGTGTTTCAGGTCCCTTTGAGTTACCACCGCAGAGGAGGCAGCCGGCACACACCCATGTCCAACAACGATGAGGAGCTACTGCAGTACGCTATCCATCAGAGTCTCCTGGAGTCTCGCAATTTCCCCGGTCAG GAGGGGAGCTGGGATGATGCTAATGGAGAATTCACTGATGTGATGCGAAGCAGCCAGAGTGACAGGTGGGACCACAG GAGTATCCCAGAGGGGGTGCTAGTGGAATATGAAGACACTTCCAGCCCTTCCAGCTGCATCTCCGCCTCTAGCCCTGACTCCGACCTCCGCTTGGCCATGGAGCTCTCTGCACAAGCTcgggaagaagaggagagggtGCGgaagcaggaggaagaggagctggAGAGAATATTGCAGCTGTCACTCACAgagaagtaa
- the ankrd13a gene encoding ankyrin repeat domain-containing protein 13A isoform X1 — MSTANISEDIRARFPLHSAVWENDYRKLEELITLPSNDIEAVDPRGRTPLHLAVSLGHLESVRVLLRHGAKVTTENGMNWTVLQEAVSTGDPEMVQLVLQRRDYLKASTALGGVPELLSKIRESPDFYMEMKWEFTSWIPLLSRVCPSDVCRIWKSGASLRVDATLLGFENMTWIRGRRSYIFKGDDSYAELMEVNHDDQVVDTERFNISQEIEDVTLESMQPGEQEVAKRLTTPIVNTYLDTKDIAFERNKSGIWGWRTDKTEVVNGFEAKVFSVNNVNVVIRTRTEHLTDEEKSRIKSERNILESLLGTVEQHISAQGDLTLEYATATNPTAITPEEYFDPNFDLGNRDIGRPIELSIRTQKFKGTLWMSEEHPLSLVEQVTPIIDLMARTSSHFARLRDFVTLNFPPGFPVKIEIPLFHVLNARITFGNVNKCSTEAEANPTPAATPTSSEDNEETGEMVAFQVSPLVFQVPLSYHRRGGSRHTPMSNNDEELLQYAIHQSLLESRNFPGQEGSWDDANGEFTDVMRSSQSDRWDHRSIPEGVLVEYEDTSSPSSCISASSPDSDLRLAMELSAQAREEEERVRKQEEEELERILQLSLTEK; from the exons ATGTCCACGGCTAACATTAGCGAAGACATCCGAGCGCGCTTTCCTCTGCACTCCGCAGTGTGGGAGAACGATTACAGAAAACTGGAAGAACTGATAACATTACCATCG AATGACATTGAGGCTGTGGATCCCAGAGGTCGGACACCTCTGCACCTGGCTGTGTCACTTGGGCACCTAGAGTCAGTGAGAGTCCTTCTGAGACACGGTGCTAAAGTGACCACAGAAAATGGCATGAATTGGACAG tgttgCAGGAGGCAGTAAGCACCGGAGATCCAGAGATGGTTCAGTTGGTGCTTCAACGCAGAGACTACCTCAAAGCTTCCACTGCTCTGGGAGGAGTGCCTGAGCTGTTGTCAAAAATCCGAGAG TCTCCTGACTTCTATATGGAAATGAAGTGGGAATTCACCAGTTGGA TCCCTCTTCTGTCCCGGGTTTGTCCAAGTGATGTTTGTCGTATCTGGAAAAGTGGCGCCAGTCTGCGAGTGGATGCTACTCTTCTTGGCTTTGAAAATATGACCTGGATTAGAGGGCGAAGAAGCTACATCTTTAAAGGAGATG attcataTGCAGAGTTGATGGAGGTGAACCATGATGACCAAGTAGTGGACACTGAACGCTTCAATATATCCCAAGAAATAGAGGATGTCACACTAGAGTCAATGCAACCAGGTGAACAAGAAGTTGCCAAAAGGCTGACTACACCTATTGTCAATACCTACTTGGACACAAAGGATATTGCATTTGAGAG aAACAAGTCTGGCATATGGGGGTGGAGAACTGACAAAACCGAAGTGGTCAATGGATTTGAAGCTAAG GTTTTTAGTGTGAACAATGTGAATGTTGTAATCAGGACGAGGACAGAGCATCTTACAGATGAGGAGAAATCAAGGATTAAAA GTGAAAGAAACATCCTGGAGTCTCTTCTAGGGACTGTGGAGCAGCACATAAGTGCACAAGGA GATCTCACTCTTGAGTATGCAACCGCCACCAATCCCACTGCAATCACTCCAGAAGAATATTTTGATCCGAACTTTGACCTAGGGAACAGAGACATTGGCCGACCCATTGAACTGAGCATTCGGACACAGAA ATTCAAAGGTACTTTGTGGATGAGTGAGGAACATCCTTTGTCCCTGGTGGAGCAGGTGACCCCCATTATTGACCTCATGGCCCGAACCAGTTCTCATTTTGCACGACTACGAGACTTTGTAACCCTAAATTTTCCTCCTGGATTTCCTGTTAAAATAG AGATTCCACTGTTTCATGTGCTGAATGCCAGAATTACATTTGggaatgtaaataaatgcagtacTGAAGCAGAAGCAAACCCAACACCAGCAGCTACACCGACATCCTCTGAGGACAATGAGGAAACTGGAG AAATGGTCGCTTTTCAGGTGAGTCCCTTGGTGTTTCAGGTCCCTTTGAGTTACCACCGCAGAGGAGGCAGCCGGCACACACCCATGTCCAACAACGATGAGGAGCTACTGCAGTACGCTATCCATCAGAGTCTCCTGGAGTCTCGCAATTTCCCCGGTCAG GAGGGGAGCTGGGATGATGCTAATGGAGAATTCACTGATGTGATGCGAAGCAGCCAGAGTGACAGGTGGGACCACAG GAGTATCCCAGAGGGGGTGCTAGTGGAATATGAAGACACTTCCAGCCCTTCCAGCTGCATCTCCGCCTCTAGCCCTGACTCCGACCTCCGCTTGGCCATGGAGCTCTCTGCACAAGCTcgggaagaagaggagagggtGCGgaagcaggaggaagaggagctggAGAGAATATTGCAGCTGTCACTCACAgagaagtaa
- the ankrd13a gene encoding ankyrin repeat domain-containing protein 13A isoform X2 has product MSTANISEDIRARFPLHSAVWENDYRKLEELITLPSNDIEAVDPRGRTPLHLAVSLGHLESVRVLLRHGAKVTTENGMNWTVLQEAVSTGDPEMVQLVLQRRDYLKASTALGGVPELLSKIRESPDFYMEMKWEFTSWIPLLSRVCPSDVCRIWKSGASLRVDATLLGFENMTWIRGRRSYIFKGDDSYAELMEVNHDDQVVDTERFNISQEIEDVTLESMQPGEQEVAKRLTTPIVNTYLDTKDIAFERNKSGIWGWRTDKTEVVNGFEAKVFSVNNVNVVIRTRTEHLTDEEKSRIKSERNILESLLGTVEQHISAQGDLTLEYATATNPTAITPEEYFDPNFDLGNRDIGRPIELSIRTQKFKGTLWMSEEHPLSLVEQVTPIIDLMARTSSHFARLRDFVTLNFPPGFPVKIEIPLFHVLNARITFGNVNKCSTEAEANPTPAATPTSSEDNEETGEMVAFQVSPLVFQVPLSYHRRGGSRHTPMSNNDEELLQYAIHQSLLESRNFPGQEGSWDDANGEFTDVMRSSQSDRSIPEGVLVEYEDTSSPSSCISASSPDSDLRLAMELSAQAREEEERVRKQEEEELERILQLSLTEK; this is encoded by the exons ATGTCCACGGCTAACATTAGCGAAGACATCCGAGCGCGCTTTCCTCTGCACTCCGCAGTGTGGGAGAACGATTACAGAAAACTGGAAGAACTGATAACATTACCATCG AATGACATTGAGGCTGTGGATCCCAGAGGTCGGACACCTCTGCACCTGGCTGTGTCACTTGGGCACCTAGAGTCAGTGAGAGTCCTTCTGAGACACGGTGCTAAAGTGACCACAGAAAATGGCATGAATTGGACAG tgttgCAGGAGGCAGTAAGCACCGGAGATCCAGAGATGGTTCAGTTGGTGCTTCAACGCAGAGACTACCTCAAAGCTTCCACTGCTCTGGGAGGAGTGCCTGAGCTGTTGTCAAAAATCCGAGAG TCTCCTGACTTCTATATGGAAATGAAGTGGGAATTCACCAGTTGGA TCCCTCTTCTGTCCCGGGTTTGTCCAAGTGATGTTTGTCGTATCTGGAAAAGTGGCGCCAGTCTGCGAGTGGATGCTACTCTTCTTGGCTTTGAAAATATGACCTGGATTAGAGGGCGAAGAAGCTACATCTTTAAAGGAGATG attcataTGCAGAGTTGATGGAGGTGAACCATGATGACCAAGTAGTGGACACTGAACGCTTCAATATATCCCAAGAAATAGAGGATGTCACACTAGAGTCAATGCAACCAGGTGAACAAGAAGTTGCCAAAAGGCTGACTACACCTATTGTCAATACCTACTTGGACACAAAGGATATTGCATTTGAGAG aAACAAGTCTGGCATATGGGGGTGGAGAACTGACAAAACCGAAGTGGTCAATGGATTTGAAGCTAAG GTTTTTAGTGTGAACAATGTGAATGTTGTAATCAGGACGAGGACAGAGCATCTTACAGATGAGGAGAAATCAAGGATTAAAA GTGAAAGAAACATCCTGGAGTCTCTTCTAGGGACTGTGGAGCAGCACATAAGTGCACAAGGA GATCTCACTCTTGAGTATGCAACCGCCACCAATCCCACTGCAATCACTCCAGAAGAATATTTTGATCCGAACTTTGACCTAGGGAACAGAGACATTGGCCGACCCATTGAACTGAGCATTCGGACACAGAA ATTCAAAGGTACTTTGTGGATGAGTGAGGAACATCCTTTGTCCCTGGTGGAGCAGGTGACCCCCATTATTGACCTCATGGCCCGAACCAGTTCTCATTTTGCACGACTACGAGACTTTGTAACCCTAAATTTTCCTCCTGGATTTCCTGTTAAAATAG AGATTCCACTGTTTCATGTGCTGAATGCCAGAATTACATTTGggaatgtaaataaatgcagtacTGAAGCAGAAGCAAACCCAACACCAGCAGCTACACCGACATCCTCTGAGGACAATGAGGAAACTGGAG AAATGGTCGCTTTTCAGGTGAGTCCCTTGGTGTTTCAGGTCCCTTTGAGTTACCACCGCAGAGGAGGCAGCCGGCACACACCCATGTCCAACAACGATGAGGAGCTACTGCAGTACGCTATCCATCAGAGTCTCCTGGAGTCTCGCAATTTCCCCGGTCAG GAGGGGAGCTGGGATGATGCTAATGGAGAATTCACTGATGTGATGCGAAGCAGCCAGAGTGACAG GAGTATCCCAGAGGGGGTGCTAGTGGAATATGAAGACACTTCCAGCCCTTCCAGCTGCATCTCCGCCTCTAGCCCTGACTCCGACCTCCGCTTGGCCATGGAGCTCTCTGCACAAGCTcgggaagaagaggagagggtGCGgaagcaggaggaagaggagctggAGAGAATATTGCAGCTGTCACTCACAgagaagtaa